The Candidatus Peregrinibacteria bacterium genome segment GGACTTTCTCTGGGTGAAATTGAGTCGGAATCCAGTCGAATTTCAGGATTTTTGGAAAAAATTCATGCACGCGATCAGGGATTTTATCAGAATGAGGTTTTGGAGAATGAAGAGCTCGTTCTCAGCATCGAGAAGTTCGCAAAAAAGGTGAAAGGAAAATATGATTATGTTGTGGTGCTCGGCATTGGCGGGTCTTCCCTCGGAATGATTGCGCTGAAAGATGCTTTCGGAAATCTCTTTTTGGGAACACATCCGCAGATTTATATTCTCGATAATATTGATCCCGTTTTTATTTCTGAATGCGAAGAAGTTTTAAATCTTCAAAAAACACTTTTTCTCGTCATTACGAAATCTGGAGGAACGCCAGAAACGCTTTCGCAATATTTTTATTTTTTAAAAAAAGTTGAAGAGAAGAAGCTTGTTCTTAAAGAACATTTTGTATTCATTACGGATCCAAAAAAAGGACTTCTCCGCGAAGAAGTAGAAAAAAAAGGAATCCCCTCTTTTCCTGTTCCAGAAAATGTGGGCGGGAGATTTTCTGTTTTAACCGCTGTAGGGCTCGTTCCCGCAGCACTCATCGACGTGAATATTCAGAACCTTCTGAATGGAGCAAAGGCGATGCGCGAAAAATTTCTTTCTCAGAATATTTCCGAAAATCTTCCTTTTCAGATCGCGACCATTCAATATTTGCTTTCAAAAAAAGGGAAAAATATTACCGTGATGATGCCGTATGCACAAAAACTCTTTCGATTCGCGGACTGGTATCGTCAACTTCTTGCGGAATCAATTGGAAAGGAAAAAAATGAAAATGGGGAGAAAGTGCACACGGGACTGACTCCCGTAAATGCGCTTGGCGTTACGGATCAGCATTCGCAGGCGCAGCTCTACATGGAAGGGCCGAACGATAAATTTATTCTCTTTCTCGAAGTTGAAAAATTTGAAAAAGACATCGAAATTCCTCTGCCGAAAGAGTTTCATGATTCTGTACATTTTTTGGAAAATACGAGCTTTGCAAAGCTCATGCGAGTTGAGAAAAAAGCAACGGCAGATGCACTTACAGAATATGGAAAACCAAATATTACTGTTCATATTCCTGAGATTTCAGAAGAACATCTCGGGGAACTTTTTCTGCTTTTTGAAGGCGCTATTGCATTCCTTGGGGAATATTTTGGAATAAACGCGTTCGATCAGCCGGGAGTGGAACTTTCTAAAAACCTCACGAAGAAATATCTTCTGGAGTGATTTTCCGAGAATATATTCGTTATCTGCTCTCAATATTCGATAGTGTCGTCGGACATCGTCGACACATTCGCGCTGAGTGAAGATGAAAAATATAAAAATTATCTGCATAAGTTCAGATACATATTGCACTCCATAAATGAGGGGACTTAACCGTCTTCTTATGGAATTTTTTCCGAGAACTCATTGTAAATATACCGGTATTAAAGGTTTTATAAGTGTCGCAAACTTGGCCTTTAAAGATCAGTATATGATTACAGAGGAAGCAAATTTTAGAGTAAAGGTTTTGGAATTTTGGAAGAAATATGGACTTGAAGCGACCATGGATGCGTATCATCTGAAGCGACGAACATTATTTTTGTGGAAGAAAAAACTTCGCG includes the following:
- a CDS encoding glucose-6-phosphate isomerase (catalyzes the formation of D-fructose 6-phosphate from D-glucose 6-phosphate) produces the protein MISLDISGLSQIDSSHGLSLGEIESESSRISGFLEKIHARDQGFYQNEVLENEELVLSIEKFAKKVKGKYDYVVVLGIGGSSLGMIALKDAFGNLFLGTHPQIYILDNIDPVFISECEEVLNLQKTLFLVITKSGGTPETLSQYFYFLKKVEEKKLVLKEHFVFITDPKKGLLREEVEKKGIPSFPVPENVGGRFSVLTAVGLVPAALIDVNIQNLLNGAKAMREKFLSQNISENLPFQIATIQYLLSKKGKNITVMMPYAQKLFRFADWYRQLLAESIGKEKNENGEKVHTGLTPVNALGVTDQHSQAQLYMEGPNDKFILFLEVEKFEKDIEIPLPKEFHDSVHFLENTSFAKLMRVEKKATADALTEYGKPNITVHIPEISEEHLGELFLLFEGAIAFLGEYFGINAFDQPGVELSKNLTKKYLLE